Below is a window of Paremcibacter congregatus DNA.
TCGCCGGTGAAGGCCAGGTTGGGGAAGTCGAGCTTGAACAGGCCTATGTGGAAATGGATCTCAATGAAAACACCCGTGTATCTGTTGGGCAGATCCTGATCCCGGTTGGCATTCTTAATGAAACCCACGAGCCCCCCACATTCTATGGTGTCGAACGCAATAATGTTGAAAAAAACATCGTGCCCGCGACCTGGTGGGAAGCCGGTGTAAAACTGAGCGGCAACCTGACCGAAAGCTTCAGCTATGACCTGATGATGCATTCCGGTCTGGATACCACGGGCAAGGATTACAAGATCCGCAGCGGTCGTCAAAAAGTTGGTAAAGCGCCATGGAAAAACACAGCCTTCACCGCCCGCGCTTCCTGGCAGGCCATGCCTGGTGTCGAGTTCGCCGGTACGTTCCAGTATCAGGACGACATCACCCAGAGCGGCGGTTTGGATCAATCCGCGTCTGCGACCCTGTTTGAAGCCCACGCCAATGTGGAACGCGCCGTGAGTGACAATGGTACGTTCGGTCTGCGCGCCCTGTTTGCCCAGTGGAATGTCAATGCCGATCAGGCTGACCTTCTGGGCCGGGATACCCAACGCGGCTGGTATATCGAGCCCTCCTACAAAATCACTCTGGATGACCAGAATGCCGTTGGTTTCTTCGCCCGCTACAGCGTCTGGGATAATGAAGCCGGTGACAGCATCGACAGCGCCTACAAGCAGACCAATTTTGGTGTGAACTACTGGCCACATAAAAATGTCGTGCTGAAAATGGATTACCAGATCGACAGCTTTGCAAGCGAATCCAAGGAAGACAACCGCCTGAATCTGGGTGTTGGACTTTACTTCTAGGGGATATAAGACCCAAGCATATTTCATCTTATTGAACGGGCCGCT
It encodes the following:
- a CDS encoding porin, with protein sequence MTRKLLKTTASALAITFAFSATGALAQDMPSKEEMWKMIQQQQEQIKKLEAIVGVTTQKVEETAVKVAETEKKVEATGAALDNVAVTASAGSSNATTIGGYAELHYNGGDADQIDLHRFVLFLGHEFNDNIRFFSELEVEHSIAGEGQVGEVELEQAYVEMDLNENTRVSVGQILIPVGILNETHEPPTFYGVERNNVEKNIVPATWWEAGVKLSGNLTESFSYDLMMHSGLDTTGKDYKIRSGRQKVGKAPWKNTAFTARASWQAMPGVEFAGTFQYQDDITQSGGLDQSASATLFEAHANVERAVSDNGTFGLRALFAQWNVNADQADLLGRDTQRGWYIEPSYKITLDDQNAVGFFARYSVWDNEAGDSIDSAYKQTNFGVNYWPHKNVVLKMDYQIDSFASESKEDNRLNLGVGLYF